ACGCTTATTCAAAAAGTTTTGCAGGTTATTGTAGTTAATGCGCCACTGAGCAACAGGCGCAGCCGGATTTAGGATGTCGAAGGTGAAGCTATTAACTACTTCTTGAAATGCTTGCCGAATGGGATCGCTTTTATTGAGGTAGCCTACTTGCACTCGGAATACCCGGCGACCATCCGGACTGCTGAATAATACGTTATCGGATTCGTAGAGCCCTGTGGAAGTATATGCGATCGCTCTTTGTCCGGCAACCGTGAGGGGCCGATCGTCATTGCGGCTGAGTTCGCCTTTCCATTTTGCTAAAGGCAACTGTTGGGGATTATCGTAAATGGAGATGCTGATGATTGGCGGCTTTTCGGGTAGCTCGTTAGGATTGAGGTAATCTGATTGATTCCAAATCTCTACTACTTCCAGTGGGGTAGGCTGACCGGATAACCTTTCAGCAGGTACGATCGTATAACCGCTTGGCCATACTAACCGAAAACCAAAGCGATTACTCGTATAAAATACATCTCGCATCCTGGCAGAATTGACAGTTGGGTTAGCCAGAGTTGTTTGAGATAAGCTTCCTGGAGCCAATAATCCTAAAAGCTGGATACTACTGCCTATAGTCAAAACTGTAAATAATCCAATTGGCCAAATTTTGCGTATCCGGTTTTTCATATTTCTAGCTTGCACTACCCTTAAAATCAATTATTATGAATTATTAATTACTGATTAAGTTTCCTCAAAACAACTTTTGTATAGCTGGGCAATGTCCACGGAAGTTTTCCTGCCTTAAATCCTAGCTTAATGGTTGGTAATGTCTATTCTACAAAAGCTTCGTGCCAGATCTCTGTTAATTTGAAAATAGTAATTTATAATTGTTTTATTGTACCTAAGTATAAGCCAACTCATCAATTTAAAAGGGTTATGGTTCAAAAGTCTACTGATTCATGATTGGCGTTACCTTAACATCCATAAAATCTTGTTAATAAATTCAAAAAAGATGTTTGCTCAACCAAAATATTATTATTTACTAGCGTTAACTGGTTACTTACTAATACTAAGTAACCAGTTAACGC
The sequence above is drawn from the Leptolyngbyaceae cyanobacterium genome and encodes:
- a CDS encoding GUN4 domain-containing protein — translated: MKNRIRKIWPIGLFTVLTIGSSIQLLGLLAPGSLSQTTLANPTVNSARMRDVFYTSNRFGFRLVWPSGYTIVPAERLSGQPTPLEVVEIWNQSDYLNPNELPEKPPIISISIYDNPQQLPLAKWKGELSRNDDRPLTVAGQRAIAYTSTGLYESDNVLFSSPDGRRVFRVQVGYLNKSDPIRQAFQEVVNSFTFDILNPAAPVAQWRINYNNLQNFLNKRNWQAADVETRAIIFRLANNKGDLLFDSKTVLNQLPCEDLRTIDRLWSTASQRRFGYSAQQRIWQQISTRTNNSQQRAERFGQTVGWRRNTPLPENNPVGMELSGTQWRLDTELNYTANAPVGHFPWVGVSSSRLSDYLNERSLGCGSCTIDAINLASDRFSNYLPALFNRLKTCRVSQS